The following coding sequences lie in one bacterium genomic window:
- a CDS encoding UvrD-helicase domain-containing protein has protein sequence MGPAVTEAKDLKKELNPPQCEAVTYQDGPLLVLAGAGSGKTRVIAYRITHLVNLGISPYQILAVTFTNKAAKEMKNRVIDLVGVKAKPIWISTFHSSCVRILREYGDLKNFTIYDESDQLKLIKDCLQKLNVDEKQFKPAKILANISKAKENLIKPSDFRADHYFNKVVKDAYLAYQERLSENKALDFDDLILEANYLLSKRIEILETLQERFKYILVDEYQDINFAQYELIKQLSKKYQNVCVVGDDDQCIYQWRGADIYHLLNFERDYPRVKIVKLEENYRSTSNILKAANKIIKHNSQRKDKTLWTNKGKGEPVVVFETLNEYEEAEYVASQILALKKKEGRNENEFLVLYRVHAQSRTLENVFRRSRLPYAIVGGVSFYQRKEIKDLLSYLRILENLSDGISIERIINIPSRKIGKTTVEKIKSFRDQKNITFFEALTKIEIISEKTKEAINSFVNLIRYLMAKKEELSLLNLVKELIHRSNYILYLKEEYIEEEAMQRIENIEEFFSMVKEFEENSEDKDLSSFLSQAQLTANIDHWPEEDDKVSLMTLHNAKGLEFPVVFLVGMEKGIFPHLNALMEDRLEEERRLCYVGITRAKERLFLTYTQHRNWHGVTRESTPSCFLKELEIEKVHHNKGIKNDNLAGRIVLHDNGVKER, from the coding sequence ATGGGACCCGCTGTTACTGAAGCAAAAGATCTAAAAAAAGAATTAAACCCCCCTCAATGCGAAGCGGTTACTTACCAAGATGGTCCTCTTTTAGTCTTAGCTGGAGCTGGCTCAGGGAAGACCAGGGTTATTGCTTACCGCATTACTCACCTTGTTAATTTAGGTATTTCTCCTTACCAAATCTTAGCCGTAACTTTTACTAATAAAGCCGCTAAAGAGATGAAGAATCGAGTTATTGACTTAGTAGGTGTAAAAGCTAAACCAATATGGATATCGACTTTTCATTCAAGTTGTGTTCGTATTTTAAGAGAGTATGGAGACCTAAAAAACTTTACAATTTATGATGAAAGCGATCAATTAAAGCTGATTAAGGATTGTTTGCAAAAGTTAAATGTCGATGAAAAACAGTTTAAACCTGCCAAAATCTTAGCAAATATTAGTAAGGCTAAAGAAAATTTAATTAAGCCATCGGATTTTAGAGCAGATCATTACTTTAATAAAGTAGTAAAAGATGCCTATTTAGCCTATCAAGAAAGACTTTCAGAGAATAAAGCTCTTGATTTTGATGATTTAATCTTAGAAGCAAACTATCTTCTCTCTAAAAGAATAGAGATCCTAGAAACTCTTCAAGAGAGATTTAAGTATATCTTAGTGGACGAATACCAAGATATTAATTTTGCTCAATATGAGCTGATAAAGCAGTTGTCTAAGAAATATCAAAATGTTTGTGTGGTAGGAGACGATGATCAATGTATTTACCAATGGCGGGGAGCTGATATTTATCATCTTCTTAATTTTGAGAGAGATTATCCGAGAGTAAAGATAGTTAAGCTTGAAGAAAATTATCGCTCGACAAGTAATATTTTAAAAGCAGCCAATAAAATAATTAAGCATAACTCCCAAAGAAAAGATAAGACTCTTTGGACAAATAAAGGTAAGGGAGAGCCGGTGGTGGTATTTGAGACTTTAAATGAATATGAAGAAGCAGAATATGTCGCCTCTCAAATTTTAGCCCTGAAGAAGAAAGAAGGAAGAAATGAAAATGAGTTTCTTGTTTTATATCGAGTTCATGCTCAATCTCGTACCCTTGAAAATGTCTTTAGAAGATCTAGACTTCCTTATGCTATTGTGGGTGGAGTAAGCTTTTACCAGAGAAAAGAGATCAAAGACTTACTATCTTATTTAAGAATATTAGAAAATTTAAGTGATGGGATAAGTATAGAACGAATTATTAATATTCCCTCCAGGAAAATTGGTAAGACGACAGTGGAAAAAATAAAGTCTTTTCGTGATCAGAAAAATATTACCTTCTTTGAAGCCTTAACTAAGATAGAGATTATTTCCGAAAAGACCAAAGAAGCGATAAATTCCTTTGTAAATTTGATCAGATATTTAATGGCTAAAAAAGAAGAATTAAGCCTTTTAAATTTAGTAAAAGAGCTTATTCACCGATCAAATTATATCCTTTATTTAAAAGAAGAGTACATCGAAGAGGAAGCTATGCAACGGATAGAAAATATAGAAGAGTTCTTTTCTATGGTGAAAGAATTTGAAGAAAATAGCGAAGACAAAGACTTATCTTCTTTTTTAAGCCAAGCTCAACTTACTGCAAATATTGATCACTGGCCAGAAGAAGATGATAAAGTAAGTTTAATGACCTTACATAATGCTAAAGGATTAGAATTTCCAGTAGTTTTCTTAGTGGGTATGGAAAAAGGAATATTTCCTCATCTCAATGCTTTAATGGAAGATCGCCTTGAAGAAGAACGTCGTCTTTGTTATGTAGGCATCACTCGAGCTAAGGAGAGACTCTTTCTTACTTATACTCAACATCGAAATTGGCATGGAGTTACCCGAGAAAGCACCCCTTCTTGTTTTTTAAAAGAATTAGAGATAGAAAAAGTCCACCATAATAAAGGGATCAAAAATGATAATCTTGCAGGGAGAATAGTTCTTCATGATAATGGGGTGAAGGAAAGGTAA
- a CDS encoding lysophospholipid acyltransferase family protein, whose amino-acid sequence MIKSWTEYFLFLVAINIIKICPLSISYFLGRLLGQLAYFFLPKYRKKAIENLSLAFSDYSKKKIKLIAYRAFQNFGKSLIEFFRLAKTDKENIQKQVTVEGLSYLKEALESKNGVIIFSAHLGNWELISLTLALAGYSMNVVVKRQSNKYIDGMINKIRKTKGVEVLISQTPKKMGNLLQKGKIIVIAGDQSTSKKGVKVKFFHKFITIPRGAAFLALRYKASLLPTFDIREENNQHRIIINPPIAVNQKAISLEEVISCLMKKVEEYIKLYPDQWIWWYRQWEKEKIDNFN is encoded by the coding sequence ATGATTAAGTCTTGGACTGAATATTTCTTATTTTTAGTAGCTATAAATATTATTAAGATCTGTCCCTTAAGTATTTCTTATTTTTTAGGAAGATTACTAGGGCAGCTGGCTTATTTTTTTCTGCCTAAGTACAGAAAAAAGGCTATTGAAAATCTAAGCTTAGCTTTTTCAGATTATTCCAAAAAGAAAATAAAACTTATTGCCTATAGGGCTTTCCAAAACTTTGGTAAAAGTTTGATAGAATTCTTCCGTCTGGCTAAAACAGATAAAGAGAATATTCAGAAGCAGGTAACGGTAGAAGGTCTAAGTTACCTTAAAGAAGCTTTAGAAAGTAAGAATGGAGTAATCATATTTAGCGCTCATTTAGGTAACTGGGAGTTAATTTCTTTAACTTTGGCCTTAGCTGGCTATTCTATGAATGTGGTCGTGAAGAGGCAAAGTAATAAATATATCGACGGAATGATAAATAAGATAAGAAAAACAAAAGGGGTGGAAGTGCTTATCAGTCAGACACCTAAGAAGATGGGTAATTTACTCCAAAAAGGAAAGATAATTGTTATAGCTGGGGACCAAAGCACTTCTAAAAAAGGAGTAAAGGTAAAATTTTTTCATAAATTTATCACCATTCCTCGCGGAGCTGCTTTCTTGGCTCTTCGATATAAGGCTTCATTATTACCTACCTTTGATATTCGAGAGGAAAATAACCAGCATCGAATAATCATCAATCCACCTATAGCTGTTAATCAAAAAGCAATTTCCTTGGAAGAGGTAATCTCTTGTCTTATGAAGAAAGTAGAAGAGTATATTAAACTTTATCCAGATCAATGGATATGGTGGTACCGCCAATGGGAAAAAGAAAAAATTGATAACTTTAACTAA
- a CDS encoding NAD(P)H-dependent oxidoreductase — protein MAKILVVYSSKGGNTKALAEEIAKGADEVRGMEVVVKRAGEVTNEDLLSIDGLIVGSPVYFGGMSSEVKEMFDRSVTIRRKLEGKIGASFATSGHPTGGKETTMLSILQAMLIHGMVVIGDPISAGGHYGVGTVGSPDREAQMAGRELGQRVARLSKILKGEDYSSY, from the coding sequence ATGGCTAAGATACTTGTTGTTTATTCTTCAAAAGGTGGCAACACTAAAGCCCTGGCTGAGGAGATCGCCAAAGGTGCTGATGAGGTCAGGGGGATGGAGGTCGTGGTAAAGAGGGCAGGTGAGGTAACCAATGAAGACCTCTTGTCCATCGATGGTCTCATCGTCGGATCACCTGTTTACTTTGGTGGGATGTCCTCTGAGGTCAAGGAGATGTTTGATCGAAGTGTAACAATCAGAAGGAAGCTTGAAGGAAAGATCGGAGCAAGCTTTGCCACATCTGGCCATCCAACAGGTGGAAAGGAGACAACAATGCTCTCGATCCTTCAGGCAATGCTTATCCATGGAATGGTGGTCATTGGTGACCCAATATCTGCAGGTGGGCACTATGGGGTTGGTACCGTAGGGTCGCCTGATAGGGAGGCACAAATGGCAGGAAGAGAATTAGGTCAAAGAGTAGCACGACTTTCAAAGATTCTTAAAGGAGAGGATTATAGTAGTTATTAA
- a CDS encoding AAA family ATPase, which translates to MIDKDTPLAYRLRPHTLEKFVGQKHILAPGKLLHRAILADKITSLILFGPPGVGKTALAYLIKNKTKSNFEKLNAVTSGVNDLRRITEEAKKEKQESQRKTQQF; encoded by the coding sequence ATGATAGATAAAGATACTCCTTTAGCTTATCGACTACGACCTCATACCTTAGAAAAGTTTGTAGGGCAAAAACATATTTTAGCCCCAGGGAAGCTTTTGCATCGAGCTATTTTAGCTGATAAAATTACTTCCTTAATCTTATTTGGTCCTCCAGGAGTAGGCAAGACCGCTTTAGCTTATCTTATTAAGAATAAGACCAAAAGTAATTTTGAAAAACTAAATGCAGTTACTTCGGGAGTAAATGACCTCAGAAGAATAACAGAAGAAGCAAAAAAAGAAAAACAAGAGAGCCAAAGAAAGACCCAGCAATTCTAA
- a CDS encoding DUF89 family protein, translating into MGKTRELIASIECIPCIISQVIRGVKLVTHNIALQKEVLNEVMKYLSSIPFSVFVPSKATTQAHRIVKRVLNCYDPYRSVKDEYQKKGWDLFPYLESLIEDTKDPFGACVKLAIAGNSIDFGLGDNFNLKKIINEALSKEFIIFEYESLRKNLISAEKILYIADNAGEFVFDWLLIKELHDKEVKLIVKNTPILNDITYEEVKELKLKNVEIIPGTSSIGFPLDEVDEELKRLFFSSDLIISKGQGNFETLIDIKAPIYFLFQVKCQLMAKILKVNLWDPLLLKQKI; encoded by the coding sequence ATGGGAAAGACAAGAGAATTAATTGCCTCAATTGAATGTATTCCTTGTATCATTAGTCAGGTCATAAGAGGGGTCAAATTAGTCACCCATAATATAGCCTTGCAAAAGGAAGTCTTAAACGAGGTGATGAAGTACCTTTCTAGTATTCCTTTTAGTGTCTTTGTGCCTTCAAAAGCTACTACTCAGGCTCACAGAATTGTAAAAAGGGTCTTAAATTGTTACGATCCTTACCGTAGCGTTAAAGATGAATATCAAAAGAAGGGGTGGGATTTATTTCCTTACCTGGAAAGTTTAATTGAAGACACTAAGGATCCCTTTGGAGCTTGTGTCAAATTAGCCATTGCTGGAAATTCTATAGACTTTGGTCTTGGAGATAATTTTAATTTAAAGAAGATCATCAATGAAGCCTTAAGCAAGGAATTTATTATCTTTGAATATGAAAGCCTTAGAAAGAATTTAATTTCAGCAGAAAAAATATTATATATTGCTGATAATGCTGGAGAATTTGTTTTTGATTGGTTATTGATAAAAGAATTACACGATAAAGAAGTGAAGTTAATTGTAAAAAATACTCCTATTTTAAATGATATCACTTATGAAGAAGTAAAAGAGTTAAAATTAAAGAATGTAGAGATAATCCCTGGAACAAGTTCCATTGGCTTTCCTCTCGATGAGGTAGATGAAGAGTTAAAAAGATTATTTTTTTCCTCAGATCTAATTATTAGCAAAGGTCAAGGAAACTTTGAAACCTTGATTGACATTAAAGCTCCTATCTATTTTTTATTTCAAGTTAAGTGCCAGTTAATGGCCAAGATATTAAAGGTAAACTTATGGGACCCGCTGTTACTGAAGCAAAAGATCTAA